A genomic region of Venturia canescens isolate UGA chromosome 7, ASM1945775v1, whole genome shotgun sequence contains the following coding sequences:
- the LOC122413645 gene encoding uncharacterized protein, whose amino-acid sequence MRVIPVHCVLFCYFGSLRTFVHSTDWVDDLTRCIVESSKFRLVKLLTRLEHAKFLEDPLTDEFLAGLMQQLPLLRIDFKEDFELPANSVPDETSWERTPIDTTATLFLLVVESPDASSAPMIRDFIETVANMATYHYNPKYLALFFVRKRSDSLEEILQFAWTQKMLDFTLLELAHPGVSKFLGANGSAPVVPLVHQLNPFKKEYSRTPWKSRATDLFPDKVSDLWGFPVRVKAINHPPFSVAKFNGLEEPTEIGGANLFLIQTLLRKLNATVKYFPAAVERNASNVLRSLYSVTELQKIDISSTSSASYTVSWNDTQRTAPILVDKFCALVPILPKLETLVSTSFFLANLSSFSLILFFWIFARFMRFESPFWKLFDIGCVLFGVSTTRQPRANVERITFACLLAISAIYSSTIYSSITDISLQKNGEVEFESFQDLIASGLVPHMHPFEIDRTAKIFQGADHWKDYKKITVRIFNSLDCVEVAVKHKNVTCFMKKIKARYVIDKSMGHGKAILKVAEPCFWTESFSFLLGKRSPYRWKLDKLISRLHRAGIVSKFYRDDISNGKKLSYEREASITEEQESMLALRYQLMSIAIVGYSISIAAFVLEIIYHRITVYRKSKLRPIGLLPYTE is encoded by the coding sequence ATGCGCGTCATCCCAGTTCACTGTGTGCTTTTCTGCTATTTCGGATCTTTGCGAACTTTCGTCCACTCCACCGACTGGGTGGATGACCTGACGAGATGCATCGTCGAGAGTTCGAAATTTCGTCTCGTTAAACTATTAACGAGACTCGAGCACGCCAAGTTCCTCGAAGATCCGCTGACAGATGAATTTCTCGCCGGGTTGATGCAGCAACTGCCCCTCCTGAGGATCGACTTCAAGGAAGACTTCGAACTCCCGGCGAACTCGGTGCCCGACGAGACGTCCTGGGAGAGGACTCCGATCGACACGACAGCGACGCTATTTCTTCTCGTGGTCGAGTCTCCCGATGCCTCATCGGCCCCGATGATAAGAGATTTCATTGAAACCGTGGCAAATATGGCGACCTACCACTACAACCCGAAGTACCTGGCGCTCTTCTTCGTTCGAAAGCGAAGCGACAGTCTCGAAGAAATTCTTCAGTTCGCCTGGACCCAGAAGATGCTCGATTTCACCCTGCTCGAGTTGGCCCACCCGGGAGTCTCGAAATTTCTCGGTGCGAATGGAAGCGCTCCAGTCGTCCCGCTTGTGCACCAGCTGAACCCATTCAAAAAAGAGTACTCGAGGACTCCCTGGAAGAGCAGGGCGACCGACTTGTTCCCGGACAAAGTCAGCGATTTGTGGGGTTTCCCGGTGAGGGTCAAGGCGATCAACCATCCGCCATTTTCAGTCGCGAAGTTCAACGGGCTCGAGGAGCCCACTGAAATCGGTGGCGCCAATCTCTTCTTGATACAAACCCTCCTGAGGAAACTCAACGCTACCGTCAAATATTTTCCAGCAGCTGTCGAACGCAACGCATCGAACGTCTTAAGAAGCCTCTATTCCGTCACAGAACTacaaaaaatagatatttCGTCGACTAGCTCTGCTTCCTACACCGTCAGCTGGAACGACACGCAACGGACAGCGCCGATTTTAGTCGACAAATTCTGTGCGCTCGTGCCGATTTTACCAAAATTGGAAACTCTCGTGTCGACGAGTTTCTTCCTCGCTAACCTCTCGAGCTTCAGCTTGATACTGtttttctggattttcgcGCGTTTCATGCGATTCGAATCGCCCTTTTGGAAGCTCTTCGACATCGGATGCGTGCTCTTCGGAGTCTCGACGACCCGACAGCCCCGTGCCAACGTCGAGCGCATCACCTTCGCCTGTCTTCTCGCAATATCCGCCATTTATTCCTCCACTATTTACTCTTCGATCACAGACATCAGTCtgcaaaaaaatggcgaagtTGAATTCGAGAGCTTCCAGGATCTGATCGCCTCGGGACTCGTGCCTCACATGCAtccttttgaaattgacaGAACCGCCAAGATTTTCCAGGGTGCTGATCACTGGAAAGATTACAAGAAAATAACAGTCAGAATTTTCAACTCGTTGGACTGTGTCGAAGTTGCGGTTAAGCACAAAAACGTAACGTGCTTCATGAAGAAAATCAAGGCAAGGTACGTCATCGACAAAAGCATGGGCCACGGCAAGGCCATCCTCAAAGTAGCTGAACCTTGCTTCTGGACCGAAAGCTTCAGTTTCTTACTAGGCAAAAGATCGCCTTACCGCTGGAAACTAGACAAATTAATATCGCGATTGCACAGAGCCGGGATAGTCAGCAAATTTTATCGCGACGACATTTCAAACGGCAAAAAATTAAGCTACGAGCGCGAAGCTTCGATTACTGAAGAACAAGAGAGCATGCTCGCTCTCCGCTACCAGTTGATGTCGATCGCTATCGTCGGATACTCGATCTCCATCGCTGCTTTCGTCCTCGAAATCATTTATCACCGCATAACTGTGTACCGAAAATCGAAGCTCCGGCCCATCGGTCTCCTCCCTTACACGGAGTAG
- the LOC122413643 gene encoding inward rectifier potassium channel 2-like isoform X4, which translates to MNFLLSWLGFAMVWWLIVYTHGDLDPRNIENSNGTFVPCVEDIHGFTSCFLFSVETQHTIGYGSKHTTEECPEAIFIMCIQSMTGVILQAFMVGIVFAKLSRPKKRTQTLLFSRNAVICQRDGQPCLMFRVGDMRKSHIIEAHVRAQMIKRKVTREGELLPFFQTELKVGGDGEEDKIFFIWPTTIVHKIDEHSPLYNLSASDMLRERFEIIVMLEGVIESTGMTTQARSSYLPSEILWGHRFEHIITFRKETGEYEVNYTLFNNTYEVDTPLCSAAQLNQIKAMHHAKGERMSSATFPAYREDSSSSFTTSSGSSLASSTGGLHMHAPTPPTPIPVMITGPDDTPRRESLSQTSSDQRLATFYTQDEHTHMSKTYCFLWITSWAKLTLKRMNENEEYPVIPSCTLSTIEDLKNQEDYNRALDGINASLRKSRQNLQAKEDKKLNLREASRQQAFESRRNDSKTNIESMRRINSKPVMEYPSTTGAMKKSASRTTLDSRHTRFADSPERTYEASQPCALPRRSSINDTVRDKPETGKKTSFVIDEIEGNENSTILDVDRILRLSTPPRIPPRPEVPGAEPQKSNHCSQSSRSQEQV; encoded by the exons ATGAACTTTTTGCTCTCCTGGTTGGGTTTCGCAATGGTTTGGTGGTTGATAGTGTACACGCACGGCGATTTGGATCCGCGAAACATCGAGAATTCGAATGGTACATTTGTCCCATGCGTCGAGGACATTCACGGCTTCACAAGTTGCTTCCTATTTTCCGTAGAAACTCAGCACACCATAGG ATATGGCTCGAAACACACAACCGAAGAATGTCCCGAGGCTATTTTCATAATGTGCATACAATCGATGACCGGCGTAATATTGCAAGCGTTCATGGTCGGTATCGTATTTGCAAAGTTGTCACGGCCAAAGAAGCGTACGCAGACGTTACTTTTTTCGAGAAATGCTGTCATTTGCCAGAGGGACGGTCAGCCCTGCCTGATGTTCCGTGTCGGTGACATGAGAAAAAGTCACATAATCGAGGCTCACGTGAGAGCCCAAATGATCAAGCGAAAG GTGACCAGGGAGGGCGAGCTGCTTCCCTTCTTCCAAACAGAATTGAAAGTCGGTGGTGACGGGGAGGaggataaaatatttttcatctggCCCACCACGATAGTCCATAAAATAGACGAACATTCGCCACTTTATAATCTCTCGGCCAGTGACATGCTGCGGGAGAGATTCGAAATAATCGTTATGCTCGAAG GAGTCATAGAGTCGACGGGGATGACGACGCAAGCTCGAAGCTCTTATTTACCATCAGAAATTCTGTGGGGCCACAGATTCGAGCACATCATAACGTTTCGCAAGGAGACTGGAGAGTACGAAGTGAATTACACTCTTTTCAACAACACGTACGAGGTCGATACTCCGTTGTGCTCTGCAGCCCAGTTGAATCAGATCAAAGCGATGCATCATGCCAAAGGCG AACGCATGAGCTCCGCGACATTCCCAGCTTATCGAGAAGACTCGAGCAGTTCATTTACGACGAGTTCCGGTTCGAGTTTGGCGTCGTCGACTGGCGGCCTCCACATGCACGCACCGACACCGCCCACACCGATCCCCGTCATGATCACTGGCCCTGACGACACGCCGCGCCGGGAAAGCCTCAGCCAAACATCCTCCGATCAGAGACTCGCTACTTTTTACACTCAAGATGAG CATACACACATGTCGAAAACTTATTGTTTTCTTTGGATAACTTCTTGGGCGAAATTAACTCTGAAACGT ATGAATGAGAACGAGGAGTATCCTGTGATTCCGAGCTGCACGTTGAGCACGATCGAGGACCTCAAAAATCAGGAGGATTATAACAGAGCCCTGGACGGTATAAACGCGAGTTTGAGAAAAAGTCGACAAAACCTCCAGGCGAAGGAAgataaaaagttgaatctcCGCGAGGCTTCGAGACAACAGGCATTTGAATCACGACGAAATGATTCCAAAACTAATATCGAGTCGATGAGGAGGATAAACTCGAAACCGGTGATGGAGTACCCATCGACGACCGGAGCCATGAAAAAATCGGCCTCGCGAACCACGCTCGATTCCAG ACACACGAGGTTCGCTGATTCACCTGAAAGAACGTACGAAGCTTCCCAACCATGCGCTTTGCCCAGACGCTCCAGCATAAACGATACCGTCAGGGATAAACCAGAGActgggaaaaaaacgagtttcgtCATCGACGAGATCGAAGGGAATGAAAACAGTACAATATTGGACGTCGACAGAATCCTCAGGTTATCGACCCCACCGAGAATTCCACCGAGACCGGAAGTCCCCGGAGCAGAGCCCCAGAAGAGTAATCACTGTTCCCAAAGCTCCAGATCTCAGGAACAAGTTTAG
- the LOC122413643 gene encoding inward rectifier potassium channel 2-like isoform X3, with amino-acid sequence MELPHEKHEAAASAGGQTVQRHHLGDGMTLSGLRRAISQVSMLVVKATTSGESAWREECLKYRQTRFSSRRVRKRVVFKHGDCNVVQGNVAKRRRRYLQDIFTTLVDAQWRWTLLVFSMNFLLSWLGFAMVWWLIVYTHGDLDPRNIENSNGTFVPCVEDIHGFTSCFLFSVETQHTIGYGSKHTTEECPEAIFIMCIQSMTGVILQAFMVGIVFAKLSRPKKRTQTLLFSRNAVICQRDGQPCLMFRVGDMRKSHIIEAHVRAQMIKRKVTREGELLPFFQTELKVGGDGEEDKIFFIWPTTIVHKIDEHSPLYNLSASDMLRERFEIIVMLEGVIESTGMTTQARSSYLPSEILWGHRFEHIITFRKETGEYEVNYTLFNNTYEVDTPLCSAAQLNQIKAMHHAKGERMSSATFPAYREDSSSSFTTSSGSSLASSTGGLHMHAPTPPTPIPVMITGPDDTPRRESLSQTSSDQRLATFYTQDEHTHMSKTYCFLWITSWAKLTLKRMNENEEYPVIPSCTLSTIEDLKNQEDYNRALDGINASLRKSRQNLQAKEDKKLNLREASRQQAFESRRNDSKTNIESMRRINSKPVMEYPSTTGAMKKSASRTTLDSRHTRFADSPERTYEASQPCALPRRSSINDTVRDKPETGKKTSFVIDEIEGNENSTILDVDRILRLSTPPRIPPRPEVPGAEPQKSNHCSQSSRSQEQV; translated from the exons GGTGGTTAAGGCCACGACCTCCGGAGAATCCGCTTGGCGGGAAGAGTGTCTCAA GTATCGGCAGACGAGATTCAGCTCGAGACGAGTTCGAAAAAGGGTTGTTTTTAAGCACGGCGATTGCAACGTAGTTCAGGGCAACGTAGCAAAGAGACGTCGTCGATATTTGCAG GACATTTTCACGACCCTCGTCGACGCCCAGTGGCGCTGGACGTTGCTGGTCTTCTCCATGAACTTTTTGCTCTCCTGGTTGGGTTTCGCAATGGTTTGGTGGTTGATAGTGTACACGCACGGCGATTTGGATCCGCGAAACATCGAGAATTCGAATGGTACATTTGTCCCATGCGTCGAGGACATTCACGGCTTCACAAGTTGCTTCCTATTTTCCGTAGAAACTCAGCACACCATAGG ATATGGCTCGAAACACACAACCGAAGAATGTCCCGAGGCTATTTTCATAATGTGCATACAATCGATGACCGGCGTAATATTGCAAGCGTTCATGGTCGGTATCGTATTTGCAAAGTTGTCACGGCCAAAGAAGCGTACGCAGACGTTACTTTTTTCGAGAAATGCTGTCATTTGCCAGAGGGACGGTCAGCCCTGCCTGATGTTCCGTGTCGGTGACATGAGAAAAAGTCACATAATCGAGGCTCACGTGAGAGCCCAAATGATCAAGCGAAAG GTGACCAGGGAGGGCGAGCTGCTTCCCTTCTTCCAAACAGAATTGAAAGTCGGTGGTGACGGGGAGGaggataaaatatttttcatctggCCCACCACGATAGTCCATAAAATAGACGAACATTCGCCACTTTATAATCTCTCGGCCAGTGACATGCTGCGGGAGAGATTCGAAATAATCGTTATGCTCGAAG GAGTCATAGAGTCGACGGGGATGACGACGCAAGCTCGAAGCTCTTATTTACCATCAGAAATTCTGTGGGGCCACAGATTCGAGCACATCATAACGTTTCGCAAGGAGACTGGAGAGTACGAAGTGAATTACACTCTTTTCAACAACACGTACGAGGTCGATACTCCGTTGTGCTCTGCAGCCCAGTTGAATCAGATCAAAGCGATGCATCATGCCAAAGGCG AACGCATGAGCTCCGCGACATTCCCAGCTTATCGAGAAGACTCGAGCAGTTCATTTACGACGAGTTCCGGTTCGAGTTTGGCGTCGTCGACTGGCGGCCTCCACATGCACGCACCGACACCGCCCACACCGATCCCCGTCATGATCACTGGCCCTGACGACACGCCGCGCCGGGAAAGCCTCAGCCAAACATCCTCCGATCAGAGACTCGCTACTTTTTACACTCAAGATGAG CATACACACATGTCGAAAACTTATTGTTTTCTTTGGATAACTTCTTGGGCGAAATTAACTCTGAAACGT ATGAATGAGAACGAGGAGTATCCTGTGATTCCGAGCTGCACGTTGAGCACGATCGAGGACCTCAAAAATCAGGAGGATTATAACAGAGCCCTGGACGGTATAAACGCGAGTTTGAGAAAAAGTCGACAAAACCTCCAGGCGAAGGAAgataaaaagttgaatctcCGCGAGGCTTCGAGACAACAGGCATTTGAATCACGACGAAATGATTCCAAAACTAATATCGAGTCGATGAGGAGGATAAACTCGAAACCGGTGATGGAGTACCCATCGACGACCGGAGCCATGAAAAAATCGGCCTCGCGAACCACGCTCGATTCCAG ACACACGAGGTTCGCTGATTCACCTGAAAGAACGTACGAAGCTTCCCAACCATGCGCTTTGCCCAGACGCTCCAGCATAAACGATACCGTCAGGGATAAACCAGAGActgggaaaaaaacgagtttcgtCATCGACGAGATCGAAGGGAATGAAAACAGTACAATATTGGACGTCGACAGAATCCTCAGGTTATCGACCCCACCGAGAATTCCACCGAGACCGGAAGTCCCCGGAGCAGAGCCCCAGAAGAGTAATCACTGTTCCCAAAGCTCCAGATCTCAGGAACAAGTTTAG